Part of the Salmo trutta chromosome 5, fSalTru1.1, whole genome shotgun sequence genome is shown below.
TCCCTCCCATCAACTTTTGATGGAACCTTAGAAATGTGTTGACCCTGTATGTTTTTCAGTGTGTGTGAATTTGTGACCATTGTAACCTAACACGCtgtttattctgttgttctgcatGCTTGCCAGTGGATTATCAAGGTGGGAATGGCTATATAATTTCACCCTGCTCTTCTGTAAATAGTCGATCAGTTCTTGCCAGTAATGCCCTAGGTTACCAGTGTAAAAATAAGAAGCCCTTATCTGCCGCCAAAGCCTGCATACCCCAAATCCTCCCCTCTAAGTTCAAACCTAAGCTGATGGCCCCTAGTGgtgacagacaggacaggaggacTGTGCCTGCCAGGCACCCAAAGGCACACAGCTGTGAGGATATATACACAGGGAGCACAGGAGCAGAGGCCCGGGAGAGCGGACTACACTCAAACACAGACTCCAATGATCTCCCCCTTGACTCTGAGACTGGTTTTCAAAATGGCAACCCTGAGACTAGAAGGTGCACAGCAGAGTTCTCCACCCTGTACCGGAACATGCACAGCATCCAGAGGCCTTCCTACTCGGTGGGCTCCAGCCCCCACGGGAGTGTCCGTAGCCTGACCTCCCTGTTTGAAAAGGTGGGGATCAATGAAACTGATGGGGAGGGGGACGAGGCAGGGGGGAACATTCCCCGGCGGGACGCTGTGTCGTCAAGGGTGTCGGCGTTTGAACTGATCATCCAGCGCTCCAGCCCGACTCCCACACGCTCCTCCTCCATGCCAACGCTACCCACTGGCCCCACCCACAACCACGGCGCCGCCAACCTCTTCATGGTGTCTGCCGTCTCGGCTGAGCTGCTGCTGGTCACTGAGCCTGGGCAGACAGAGGGCTGCCCTCTGGAGGACACGGAGGGCAAGGCAGCCCAAGACGAGGCCTCTCTATCAGGCAGCGAGATAGTGGAGGAGGTGGCATCCTCGGAGTACAGTGACACCCTGCGAGCCAAGTCTCTCTCTGGGACTGAGGTAGAGATAGAGCAGCACGGCTCCACAGAGAAAGCACCAGTACCAAAAGTGAAACCCCCAGTGGTCACTTTCTCCAGAACCTCAAACAGTCCCCCAGCACCAGTCAATCCATCTGCTCCCCCACACAACTACCAcctccacaaccaccaccaccttaAACCCAGCAGCAAGTGCAAAGGCTCCTGCCCAGCCTCCTATACCCGGTTCACCACCATCCGGCGGCATGAGAGGCAGCAGCAGGCCTCAGCCCAGCAGGACAAACTCTCCAACCGGGAGAAAATAAAgaactcctcctctccccccgcGAACCTCTTGCTCATGGGCCCTGCACCATTCATGGTGAAGAGGTCTCTCCAGTCTCACCGGGCCAAAAATTATTTCTCAGCCACTAAGGTGATGGCAGGTCAAAGGTCACAGACCCATTCCAGTGAGCCCAGGCCCCTCATCCCACAGCGTCTCTCTTCCTTGGAGGTGCTGGAGAGGCTTGGCACTGGGGAGGGTGCGCCGACCGACAGtgacaacaacctgactaatggGGGAGGCATGGACGCCAATGGGAATCTTCTGCAGCCGCTGGCAGCTCATCGCAGAGGTGGCTATGTCCTCCCCATACTTTCACCTGAGTG
Proteins encoded:
- the LOC115193998 gene encoding sorbin and SH3 domain-containing protein 1 isoform X5, coding for MAPSGDRQDRRTVPARHPKAHSCEDIYTGSTGAEARESGLHSNTDSNDLPLDSETGFQNGNPETRRCTAEFSTLYRNMHSIQRPSYSVGSSPHGSVRSLTSLFEKVGINETDGEGDEAGGNIPRRDAVSSRVSAFELIIQRSSPTPTRSSSMPTLPTGPTHNHGAANLFMVSAVSAELLLVTEPGQTEGCPLEDTEGKAAQDEASLSGSEIVEEVASSEYSDTLRAKSLSGTEVEIEQHGSTEKAPVPKVKPPVVTFSRTSNSPPAPVNPSAPPHNYHLHNHHHLKPSSKCKGSCPASYTRFTTIRRHERQQQASAQQDKLSNREKIKNSSSPPANLLLMGPAPFMVKRSLQSHRAKNYFSATKVMAGQRSQTHSSEPRPLIPQRLSSLEVLERLGTGEGAPTDSDNNLTNGGGMDANGNLLQPLAAHRRDSDSSQALTQGDLGDGQDEVVRRRHGDKEKILEEQRRLKREQEEADTASRRHTGIVPTHHQFITNERFGDLLNINDTDKRKSGSERTPALARFDFRAETLKELPFQKGDIVYIIRQVDNNWFEGEHHGRVGIFPRSYVELLPPTEKAQPKKSAPVQVLEYGEAIARFNFTGDTVVEMSFRKGERIILIRRVDENWYEGKVSGSNRQGIFPVTYIEVHKRPRVKNGLDYPDPPIGQSPHRSLNASPQLVKNESDYHGRTSRSPVMLFDIQDNNMNANSFAQPQSHSSSPEPSRLSCGIFQALYCYVPQNEDELELQEGDLVSVMEKCDDGWFVGTSKRTKQFGTFPGNYVKEVNL